A section of the Archocentrus centrarchus isolate MPI-CPG fArcCen1 chromosome 20, fArcCen1, whole genome shotgun sequence genome encodes:
- the lypla1 gene encoding acyl-protein thioesterase 1 isoform X1, whose translation MCGNNMSVPLPAIVPAARKATAAVIFLHGLGDTGHGWAEAFAGIRIPHVKYICPHAPTMPVTLNMRMNMPSWFDIYGLSPDADEDEAGIKRASDNLKALIDQEVKNGIPSHRIILGGFSQGGALSLYTALTTQQKLAGVVALSCWLPLRKSFPQAAANSPNKDMHVLQCHGDSDPLVPFIFGSQTAEKMKTLINPANITFKSYRGLPHSACPEEMVDIKRFIEKQLPPISDE comes from the exons ATGTGCGGCAATAACATGTCAGTGCCCTTACCTGCCATTGTGCCTGCTGCCCGGAAAGCCACTGCAGCG gttATATTTCTGCATGGCCTTGGTGACACTGG ACACGGCTGGGCAGAAGCTTTCGCAGGCATCAGGATACCACATGTGAAATACATCTGTCCACATGC CCCAACCATGCCTGTTACTTTGAACATGAGGATGAACATGCCTTCTTG GTTTGATATCTACGGGCTGAGCCCGGATGCAGATGAAGACGAAGCCGGAATTAAGAGAGCATCAGATAACC ttaaaGCTCTGATAGACCAAGAGGTGAAGAATGGGATACCTTCACACAGGATTATCCTGGGTGGATTTTCACAG ggCGGAGCGTTGTCTCTCTACACGGCTCTGACGACTCAACAGAAACTTGCTGGGGTGGTCGCTCTGAGCTGCTGGCTTCCTCTTCGCAAATCCTTTCCTcag GCGGCCGCCAACAGCCCTAACAAGGACATGCATGTCCTGCAGTGCCACGGGGATTCTGATCCCCTGGTTCCCTTTATATTTGGCAGCCAGACAGCAGAGAAGATGAAAACTCTCATCAATCCTGCCAACATTACCTTCAAGTCATACCGAGGTCTACCTCACAGTGCGTGTCCAGAG GAAATGGTGGATATCAAGCGATTCATAGAAAAGCAGCTTCCTCCTATCAGTGACGAATGA
- the lypla1 gene encoding acyl-protein thioesterase 1 isoform X2 — MPVTLNMRMNMPSWFDIYGLSPDADEDEAGIKRASDNLKALIDQEVKNGIPSHRIILGGFSQGGALSLYTALTTQQKLAGVVALSCWLPLRKSFPQAAANSPNKDMHVLQCHGDSDPLVPFIFGSQTAEKMKTLINPANITFKSYRGLPHSACPEEMVDIKRFIEKQLPPISDE; from the exons ATGCCTGTTACTTTGAACATGAGGATGAACATGCCTTCTTG GTTTGATATCTACGGGCTGAGCCCGGATGCAGATGAAGACGAAGCCGGAATTAAGAGAGCATCAGATAACC ttaaaGCTCTGATAGACCAAGAGGTGAAGAATGGGATACCTTCACACAGGATTATCCTGGGTGGATTTTCACAG ggCGGAGCGTTGTCTCTCTACACGGCTCTGACGACTCAACAGAAACTTGCTGGGGTGGTCGCTCTGAGCTGCTGGCTTCCTCTTCGCAAATCCTTTCCTcag GCGGCCGCCAACAGCCCTAACAAGGACATGCATGTCCTGCAGTGCCACGGGGATTCTGATCCCCTGGTTCCCTTTATATTTGGCAGCCAGACAGCAGAGAAGATGAAAACTCTCATCAATCCTGCCAACATTACCTTCAAGTCATACCGAGGTCTACCTCACAGTGCGTGTCCAGAG GAAATGGTGGATATCAAGCGATTCATAGAAAAGCAGCTTCCTCCTATCAGTGACGAATGA
- the LOC115799237 gene encoding LOW QUALITY PROTEIN: regulator of G-protein signaling 20-like (The sequence of the model RefSeq protein was modified relative to this genomic sequence to represent the inferred CDS: inserted 1 base in 1 codon): MHGRRKIFSHLQETHARRENQLVCVKXEADGCDRAKNHLYSGIHGDTSMGSERVEMRKRQMQVHQEAAASVLQARHRMGNTPTNASNACCFCWCCCCSCSCLTVRNEDETIQRSTFESRTEKTTNCEESPKPTLEDARSWATSFEKVMKSAAGRSCFRQFLRTEFSEENMMFWLACEELKKETNKTVVEEKVRQIYEDFISILSPKEVSLDSRVREVINRNMLEPTSRTFDDAQQQIYTLMQRDSYPRFINSSAYTDLLTSLEEAQSPSEP; this comes from the exons ATGCACGGACGCAGAAAAATCTTTTCACACTTGCAGGAAACGCATGCGCGTAGAGAGAACCAACTGGTTTGTGTCA CCGAGGCAGACGGATGTGATCGAGCCAAAAATCACCTGTATTCTGGCATTCATGGTGACACA TCCATGGGCTCAGAGCGGGTGGAGATGCGCAAGAGACAGATGCAGGTTCATCAAGAAGCAGCTGCCAGTGTCCTCCAAGCACGCCACAGAATGGGAAACACCCCCACCAACGCCTCGAAtgcctgctgcttctgctggtgctgctgttgTAGCTGTTCCTG TTTGACTGTTAGAAACGAAGATGAAACAATACAAAGATCCACGTTTGAGAGCAGGACGGAGAAAACCACGAATTGTGAAGAAAG cccgAAGCCTACTCTGGAAGACGCTCGCTCCTGGGCAACGTCATTTGAAAAGGTGATGAAAAGTGCAGCTGGGCGAAGCTGCTTCAGGCAGTTCCTGAGAACAGAGTTCAGCGAGGAGAACATGATGTTCTGGCTCGCCTGCGAGGAGCTCAAAAAGGAGACAAACAAGACTGTGGTGGAGGAGAAAGTCCGTCAAATCTATGAGGACTTCATCTCGATCCTCTCCCCTAAAGAG GTCAGCTTGGATTCACGCGTTCGAGAGGTGATAAACCGCAATATGCTGGAGCCGACCTCGCGCACCTTCGACGACGCTCAGCAGCAGATCTACACGCTGATGCAGAGAGACTCGTACCCCCGCTTTATAAACTCATCTGCATACACAGATCTGCTGACGAGCCTGGAGGAGGCTCAGTCTCCCTCTGAGCCATAG